The sequence AGGAGGGCTGCGTCGTCCCGACCGTCCGCGTCGAGGGACAGGTTCCAGGTCTCTCCGTCCTGGGGCCCCAAAAAGGCCACGGCGATTTTGTTTTCATCGGCCACGGCACGCCAGGCAAGGCCCGTTTTGGTACCGGAGAAACTCTTGGCGGTTGTGTTGTCCGGGGTCAACACGATGACGGCGGGCGCCCAGGGGTCCATCCCCCGGGGGAGATAGTAGGTAGCCACGCCGGACGTGTTCTCGTCCACCGTGATGGGGATATTGTGGAACAGGCCGACATTCACCCCGGCGTAGGGATTCTTGGGGTCGTACTCGTTGGTATGGCCCGTCTCCTTCACGCTGGAGCTGCCGCCGCTTCCGCCGCTGCTGCTGCCGCTGTTGCTGCTGTTGCTGCTGTTGCTGCTGCTGTCGCCGCTCTGGGACGGATACGCTTTTCCTTCCACTGTGGCAGTCAGCCCGTCAGCCAAACTGACATTTTCGGGCATAGTCTCAATCACAGCGCCGGACGCCTCAATTTCCACGGAGCCCGCCTTGCATTCGCCCAGCACGGAAACATTTTTGCCCGTGATTACAATCCGATCCACGGAGCAGTCCTTGGACAGCGTCACCACGGCGTTGTCGGCTTTTATATAAAGCGTAGCGAAAGAACTGCCGGTCGCGGTAAAACCGCCGCCCAGAACAAGGGTATCGCCTTGGACCGTCACGTTCCCGAGGGTTGCCGGTTTGCCGACGCCCTGACTCAGGTACAACCAGCCGCTTACCACGGCATTTGAAAATTCCACGCCGCCAGTGTTGACCAACGCGTTGCCCTTAACATCGCCGCTGGCATCATCCTGGACCAGCCGCGCCACGGCATTATCCAGCACCGTCACAGCTTCCGCGCGGGTCGCGTTGGCTTGCGGGTCAAAAAGCCCGTTGTCCTTACCGTTCATCAGGCCGGCATCCACCACAGCGCTCACCGCCTCAGCCGCCCAATCGGAAACCTTGCTTCCGTCGGTAAAGCGGGAGAGCGCCGCGCTTTTCTTTTGGTCCAGACAGAACGCGCGGGCAATGGTCACAGCCATGGCCTCACGGGTGATAAACGCATTGGGATGGATGTTCTTATTCTCATCGCCAATGGTCAGGCCAAGCGTCACCGCACGGGACAGGTCCTTTGCGTACCATGCAGTGGGATCAACATCAGGGAATCCACTGAGGTCTGCCGTTCCCTCGCCTCCCAACGCCCGGCCCAAAATGGCGAAAAACTCCACCCTGGTCAGCTGTTGATTTGGGGCAAAGTGCTGTGCATCCACCCCGTTGACAATTCCGAGTCGGTTCCAGCGGAGCACCTGGTCCTCCGCCCAGTGACCCTCCGTATCCAGGAAGGCCGCAGTGTCAGATGCTGCCGGATAAGCCTGCAGGGGTTGCTCCGGTTCTACCGCCAGGACCGCCGCCCCGGCAAACGTACTCAGAACCAGAGATGCGGTCACCGTCAAAGCTGCCATTCGCTGAAATAGAGATTTCCTTCTTCCATACACTGTCGTTGTCTTTCGTGCCATTTTTTGAATACCTCCTCTTTCAACTCATAGGAACCAATTCTCACTTCGATCCTTTTTGTGGGTGGTCCATAGGTTGAGTATAAGTTACAGTCAAACGGACGGCTCTTATCTTGCCATTTCAACCATGCCCCTTTCAGGTTGATTTTGTTCTGGCGCTTTACACCCTTTGGGGATCGTGATGTTACTGCTTTTCGTGGTATATGCAGTGTACCCCCTTATGCTCCATCATCCCTCCCAAGCATTGCTTGTTGCATCGGATACAGTACCGGATCTTGCTCGTCTCTCCGGCTGCAACTTTATTTACCCATTGGGAATCAGCCACCAACTGCCGGCTCATGGCAGCGCATTGGATACGCCCTTCCTTTAGCTGCTGTTCCACAAATTCCGGATGAACCATGCCTCCCACTCCGCAAATCGGCAGCGATGTAAACTGGCGCACCTGATCACAGAACTTCAGGAAGCAGCCTTCCTCCGAAAAATACGGATGCTTTGCGCCGGGGATCGTATCCTGCAGGTCGGAATGATTTGCCAGAGCCACATGAAAGCTGGTAACACCCGCCTTTTCCAAAAGTGGTACAAAGACCTCCAGCTCTTCCTCCAGTACGCCGGCGTTGCCGTAATGGGGATTCTCCTGACGGACTGCCAGCTTATAATCAATGGGGTAATCCGGCAGCTTGGCGCGGATGGCGGAAACCGCTTCTACGGCAAATCGAGCCCTCCTTTCCGCGCTTCCGCCGTAGGCGTCTGTACGATGGTTGAAGCTGGCGGAGCTAAAGCTTCCGCACATCCGATCTCCATGCACCTGCACCATATCAAATCCGGCCTTTTGGGCCAGTACGGCTGCATCGCCGAACGCCGCGGTAATTTTTTTGATTTTATGAACGCTCAATTTTGATATGTAAGGTGCGACCTGTGCATTGAGTCGTGAGCGGAGTTCCTGCGGCGTAATTTTTTTGCTGAGAATACCCGGGATATATCGGAGCATGCTCTTTAAGTCGGAGTCGGACTGGTGAAGCTGGGCGCAGATCAGGCAGGCGTGTCTGTGCGCGATCCCAGCCAGTTTTTGATAGTGTGCAAATCCCTTCTTGCTGTAAAGGCTGTATCCAAAGCGGGCGGGCAGCACCGGAACATCTCCCAGGATGATCATGGCGCATCCTCCCGCCGCAATCTCTTCGATCCGCTTAAAATATTCCTCCTCTGCGAGCCCCATGGACGTTGGCGCAAAGATAATACGGTTTTTCAGTCTTACATGCCCCAATTCAATGGGGCTGAGCAACGTTTCAAACATAACATTCGTCTCCCTTTGCTCGGCAAATTCATGTCTCGGACCTTACTTTACGATCCACCTGCCAAAAACAGCGGTCGGAAATCTTCTGCTTGTCTTTGATCACGCGCAGGCCTCCTTCTGCCGCCATATTCCGGTGCGTATCCGCATCCGTTGACTGCCGCTCCTTCGGCCGCGCTCCTTTCACTACAAAGTTATTCCTTGTACATCGAAATGGAGCTCTGAAAAACAACCTCGCTTTTCACAAAAATCGTTGTGTCCCCCGTCGGTCGATTGCGAAAGATGTGTTTGAATAGGTACTCTGCCGCCAGCCAGCCCTGCTGATACGGATTTTTAAACATCAGGTTTTGAAAAACGCCTCTTTTTAGGTTTTCGATGTTTTCCCCAAACACATCGCTTCCAATAGCCGGAATCCGGCCCGCCAAGCCCGTGTCCACCAGTGCGCGAGCAAGCTGTACGCTGCCCCGCGCTGTAACGCTGCAGCAGCCAGTGATGCCACGGTCCTTCTCAAACCGCTCCACCAGCCGCCGGTAAAGCCGGTCCATATCATTGCCGTAGTGCAGTGCGTAAATTTCCCGATTGGCATCATGCTCCTCCAGATAATCGTTTAGCCCCCGGGTAGAATCGGCATTCGCCGGCGTGCTTTTCTCTCCCGCGCAAACCAAGATGGGGCCGCCGCGCGGAGTACGCCCCAGCAGGATTTCTCCCATGATGCGGCCCAGCAAATAGTTCTCTGCCTGTATGCAGCAAATCCGGCCCACCTCAGGGGTATCGCTGTTTACCAATACGATGGATACGCCCTGGTCACTCAGATCCCTCAGCGCCCGCCCGGCCTCCGGCTCTATGTCGCCCAGCACGATCAGCCCCGAAAGCTTTCTCTCCCCCCGCGCGCGCCCAACGGCCTCAAGAGGCACCGAAACCGAATCCTGGTTGACATAGGGCAGCTCCACCAGTTCAATATTAAAGTCTTTTGCATCCCTGCAGTAAGCCCGGACCCCACGCCAGATTGGCTCATAGTAGAGAAGATTGTCCTGCGTAAGCGCCGGCAAAATTGCCGCTATTCGAGTTACGCCGCGCTTTAGCGAGGATGCCGCGGAGTTGCACTGATAATTTAGCTCTTTTGCCGTCTGCAGCACACGTCTGCGCGTCTCCTCCTTGGGACCGGCCTTTCCGGCCAACGCCAAATGCACCGTCGCTATAGACAGCCCCGTCTGGGTTGCAATATCCTTGATCGTAATCCTTTTACTTGCGTTGTCCATGCTGCCCTCGTTTTAAAACGTTTTAATTCATATTGTGATATCCTTTGCCCTAAATTTGAAAAAAAGGTCACATTTATTCCAGATTTGTAAGTAACCTTAGTGTAACATAGTTATGCCTCCTTCGTCCACTAGTGTACTAGCAAAATTTACACATCACTTTTTGTGCACTTATCCAAATTTTAATTTTTTATATTGCTGTAATCGTGCATTTTCCCTTTTTTTGACTTTTCGGTTTATAAAAGGAGCCAGATAGAAGAGATTTCTCTTCTATCCGGCTCCTTTTATGCGTCAATGGCAGTTATCGAAAATAGTCTGGGTATTTTTCCCGGATGGCCTTGGCGTCAATCTTATATCGGCTCAGGTGCAATTCCATCAGACTCGTGGCGGCAGCAGCATCCTTTCGGGCGATGGCGTTCACCAGATTTTCATGGTCTTGGACAATCTTCAGGTTTTTCACCGCGCTCAGTGCCATGCTGCGGACCCGGTCAAAATGGATGGAAATGTTATCCATCAGGGCATAAACCTGGTCCTTGTGGGCAATTTCAAAAATCAAAGCATGGAACTGATTGTCCAGGTCCATCAGCGCCTCAGGGTAGTAGTTCTCCAAATAAAAATTTTGCAGCCGCACGTTTTCCTGCAGACGTCGGATATCCTCCGGCGTAGCCATTTCACAGTCCAGCTCCACCACCGCACACTCCAGCACCTTACGCATGAAGCGAGACTCCTCCACCAGGTCGTAGTCGATGAGAGCCACCGCACTCCCCTTCTGGGGATAGATCTCCACGATCTTCACCTTGGATAATTCGATCAGTGCCTCCCGCACCGGGGTGCGGGACAGCCCCATCGCCGCGGCCAGTTCATTTTCACTGACCATGCTGCCTGGGGCCAGCTCCAGGTGGATGATGTTGTCTTTGATGGTACGCAAGGCATAATCCCGCCCGGTCTCTCTGGGTTGCCGCTGAGTCAAGCGCATACTGCCGTCGCCTCCTGTATTCTTTTTTAGCATACAGGACCAAAGCTCGCCCGTCAAGAGCTCGTATACTAGCTTTTCAGATATTTTTTTAAAGTTTCCCGTACGGCACCGGGCCCAGACAGCATCTCGCGGACCATGCCTTCGATTCTTTTCCCCAGTCCCAGCGCCGTAAGATCGCAGCCGAACAGCACCGGATTGGAGAGGACAGGCCCGAGCCGGTCCCCCAGACTGGCAGGGTCACCCAACGTCACCCCGGCCAACTGAGTCTGAAGGGCATCCAGCATGGGATCGCTGCTGCACTCCATGGCCCTGCCCTGGTCGTCCACCCCCAGCAGATAGCGCAGCCAGCCGGCAATCGCCAGGGGGATAAAGGTAAGGTGGGTTACCTCCAGATCCTGCCTCCGGGCATAGGCCTTAATGGTCTCGCCAAAGCGGATGGGCACCTTCTGGCTGGTGTCGGTGGCGATACGCTGGGGGGTGTCCGGGATAAAGGGATTGGGCAGCCGCTGCTCCAACACCTCTTGCAGGAAGGCGCGAGGATTGAGGATTCTGGGGTCCACTACCACGGGCATCCCCTCGTCGTAGCCGATGTGCTCAACCAAAGCCTTAAGCTCCAGGTCCCGCATTTCGGCGGCGATGCTGTCGTAACCCAGCAGGCAGCCGTAGACGGCCAGAGCGGTGTGCAAGGGGTTGAGGCAGGTGGTCACCTTCATGCGCTCGGTATCGTTGACGGTCTGTCGGTCGGTTAGATAGACCCC is a genomic window of Intestinimonas massiliensis (ex Afouda et al. 2020) containing:
- a CDS encoding substrate-binding domain-containing protein, encoding MDNASKRITIKDIATQTGLSIATVHLALAGKAGPKEETRRRVLQTAKELNYQCNSAASSLKRGVTRIAAILPALTQDNLLYYEPIWRGVRAYCRDAKDFNIELVELPYVNQDSVSVPLEAVGRARGERKLSGLIVLGDIEPEAGRALRDLSDQGVSIVLVNSDTPEVGRICCIQAENYLLGRIMGEILLGRTPRGGPILVCAGEKSTPANADSTRGLNDYLEEHDANREIYALHYGNDMDRLYRRLVERFEKDRGITGCCSVTARGSVQLARALVDTGLAGRIPAIGSDVFGENIENLKRGVFQNLMFKNPYQQGWLAAEYLFKHIFRNRPTGDTTIFVKSEVVFQSSISMYKE
- a CDS encoding GntR family transcriptional regulator, with the translated sequence MRLTQRQPRETGRDYALRTIKDNIIHLELAPGSMVSENELAAAMGLSRTPVREALIELSKVKIVEIYPQKGSAVALIDYDLVEESRFMRKVLECAVVELDCEMATPEDIRRLQENVRLQNFYLENYYPEALMDLDNQFHALIFEIAHKDQVYALMDNISIHFDRVRSMALSAVKNLKIVQDHENLVNAIARKDAAAATSLMELHLSRYKIDAKAIREKYPDYFR
- the bilR gene encoding bilirubin reductase → MFETLLSPIELGHVRLKNRIIFAPTSMGLAEEEYFKRIEEIAAGGCAMIILGDVPVLPARFGYSLYSKKGFAHYQKLAGIAHRHACLICAQLHQSDSDLKSMLRYIPGILSKKITPQELRSRLNAQVAPYISKLSVHKIKKITAAFGDAAVLAQKAGFDMVQVHGDRMCGSFSSASFNHRTDAYGGSAERRARFAVEAVSAIRAKLPDYPIDYKLAVRQENPHYGNAGVLEEELEVFVPLLEKAGVTSFHVALANHSDLQDTIPGAKHPYFSEEGCFLKFCDQVRQFTSLPICGVGGMVHPEFVEQQLKEGRIQCAAMSRQLVADSQWVNKVAAGETSKIRYCIRCNKQCLGGMMEHKGVHCIYHEKQ